A genomic region of Kribbella sp. NBC_00382 contains the following coding sequences:
- a CDS encoding ScyD/ScyE family protein produces MALVGTVLVAGQADGTGQSNLKPVVTGLDGPRGVAVNGTKVVYSVGDGSVYEAWGYGINKRIRKLGTVPGGFPPAIDTDRWGRTYALTGAGGEPGQPLPPGSATLFRLRPGKAPLKVADIAKYQAQDPDPYNLADEPTESNPFGVAALRDGTVLVSDAAGNDLLRVWPNGKIKTVARLKPRVVKAPAEFGGQLMPAEAVATSVTVGSDGYYYVGELRGFPATAGTSEIWRIKPGSVGAVCDPYKPNKGNCQRYADGYTSIVDLAGGPHGTIAVVELAKATWLAAEGPSTEPVIGSLYLQYQGRHHKAGYKKELAKGKLVLPAGAAINKWGDVFVSSPLFGPGAVYRVK; encoded by the coding sequence GTGGCGTTGGTCGGTACGGTGCTGGTGGCCGGGCAGGCTGACGGTACTGGGCAGAGCAATCTGAAGCCGGTGGTGACTGGGCTGGATGGGCCGCGGGGTGTGGCGGTCAACGGGACGAAGGTCGTTTACAGCGTGGGCGACGGCTCGGTGTACGAGGCGTGGGGCTACGGGATCAACAAGCGGATCAGGAAGCTCGGGACGGTTCCGGGTGGGTTCCCGCCGGCGATCGACACGGATCGGTGGGGCCGGACGTATGCGCTGACGGGCGCCGGTGGCGAGCCAGGGCAGCCGCTCCCGCCAGGTAGCGCGACCTTGTTCAGGCTGCGGCCGGGTAAGGCGCCGCTCAAGGTGGCCGACATCGCGAAGTACCAGGCTCAAGACCCCGACCCGTACAACCTGGCCGACGAGCCGACGGAGTCGAACCCATTCGGCGTGGCCGCTCTGCGCGACGGGACGGTCCTGGTCTCCGATGCGGCGGGCAACGACCTGCTGCGCGTCTGGCCGAACGGGAAGATCAAGACGGTGGCACGGCTCAAGCCGCGCGTCGTCAAGGCACCGGCTGAGTTCGGTGGTCAGCTGATGCCGGCAGAGGCTGTCGCCACCTCGGTGACGGTCGGATCCGACGGCTACTACTACGTGGGCGAGCTGCGCGGCTTCCCCGCAACGGCCGGAACCTCCGAGATCTGGCGGATCAAGCCGGGCTCAGTGGGCGCGGTCTGCGACCCGTACAAGCCGAACAAGGGCAACTGCCAGCGGTACGCCGACGGCTACACCTCGATCGTCGACCTGGCGGGCGGACCGCACGGCACGATCGCGGTCGTCGAACTGGCCAAGGCCACCTGGCTCGCAGCCGAAGGACCGAGCACCGAACCGGTGATCGGCTCGCTGTACCTGCAGTACCAGGGCCGCCACCACAAGGCCGGCTACAAGAAGGAACTTGCCAAGGGCAAGCTGGTCCTTCCGGCCGGCGCCGCGATCAACAAGTGGGGCGACGTCTTCGTCTCGTCGCCGCTCTTCGGGCCGGGCGCGGTCTACCGGGTCAAGTAG
- a CDS encoding heme o synthase has product MTAVDPRPAATTSYPAPLPLDPTLEVPGPSVRDVIKAYVGLTKPRIIELLLITTVPVMFLAAGGVPGLGVVAATLVGGILAAGSANTINCVLDRDIDEQMRRTRRRPLPRHAVSPRSATVFGIVLGILATIELGLLVNWLSSLLALAANAFYVFGYTMLLKRRTVQNIVWGGIAGCFPTLIGWTSVTGSLAWTPVVLFGVVFFWTPPHTWALAMRYREDYASVDVPMLPVVATAVQTARQILFYSIVMVITSIALWPVGGTGWVYPLAAVALGVVFLREAFALLARANTGADGPALRPMRLFHFSNIYLALLFIAAAIDPLLR; this is encoded by the coding sequence GTGACGGCCGTCGACCCGCGTCCAGCCGCGACGACGTCGTACCCGGCGCCGCTTCCGTTGGACCCAACCCTTGAGGTGCCCGGTCCGTCGGTACGCGACGTGATCAAGGCGTACGTCGGTCTGACCAAGCCGCGCATCATCGAGTTGCTGCTGATCACCACCGTGCCGGTGATGTTCCTGGCCGCCGGGGGAGTCCCCGGGCTGGGCGTCGTCGCCGCCACCCTGGTCGGTGGCATCCTGGCCGCCGGTAGCGCGAACACGATCAACTGCGTGCTCGACCGCGACATCGACGAGCAGATGCGCCGTACCCGCCGCCGCCCGCTGCCCCGGCACGCGGTCAGCCCGCGCTCGGCGACGGTCTTCGGCATCGTCCTGGGCATCCTGGCGACGATCGAGCTCGGCCTGCTCGTCAACTGGCTGTCCTCGCTGCTCGCGCTGGCGGCGAACGCGTTCTACGTCTTCGGCTACACGATGCTGCTGAAGCGGCGGACCGTCCAGAACATCGTCTGGGGCGGGATCGCGGGATGCTTCCCGACCCTGATCGGCTGGACGTCCGTCACCGGTTCGCTTGCTTGGACGCCGGTGGTGCTGTTCGGTGTCGTCTTCTTCTGGACGCCGCCGCACACCTGGGCGCTGGCGATGCGCTACCGCGAGGACTATGCGTCGGTAGACGTCCCGATGCTCCCGGTAGTCGCCACAGCTGTGCAGACGGCCCGGCAGATCCTCTTCTACTCGATCGTCATGGTGATCACCTCGATCGCTCTCTGGCCGGTCGGCGGTACGGGCTGGGTCTACCCGCTGGCAGCAGTTGCCCTCGGCGTCGTCTTCCTCCGCGAAGCCTTCGCCCTCCTGGCCCGAGCCAACACCGGCGCCGACGGACCAGCCCTCCGCCCGATGCGCCTGTTCCACTTCTCCAACATCTACCTCGCCCTCCTCTTCATAGCCGCAGCCATCGACCCGCTGCTCCGCTAG